The Armatimonadota bacterium genome contains the following window.
GCCATCTGCATCTCCTTCGTCAGCCGAAGCCCTGCCGGCTATCATGCATGTTAATGTATGTTAATCAATATGACGCATTCTGTCAAGCGCTACACCCTGCGCCCGGGCGGGTGGTTGTACCTGGTGGGGCGCCTGCGACGCAGCGGCGGCACCTTTGCCCGCCGGATCGAGGAAGCCTTCGGCGGCGTCGAGGAAATCGAGAAGCAGTCGGGCTATCGCGTGTACCGCGCGCGGCGCGGGGAGGGCCGGGGCCACGGGTGATCGCCGCGGGCGACGGCCCGGCGGAATCCGGGAGAGGCACGGCAGGGATGTGGCCGCCGGGGGGATAATCTACACGCCGAGCGCCGGCAGGGACGGTGGTCATGGTGAGGCGGGCGTCTGGCCCGCCGCCGCAAGCGGTTCGCGGCCGAGACGGCCGCGCTACCAGCCAACAACGGAGGTCAACATGAAGATCGGCATCATCAGCTTCACCGACGGGCGCAAGCGCGTCGCCGACTCGGTCGAGGAGATCTGCTTCGGGTTCCAGCGCGAGATCGCCCAGTGGTTCAAGCGCAAGGGGCACACCGTGGTAGAGGGCCGCAAGATCGTTTGGAACCACGCCACCGTCCGCAGCGAGGCGGCCCGCGTCACCCGCGCCAACTGCGATGTGGTCATCTTCAACTTCTCGGTATGGTCGTTCCCCGACCTGACGGTGCAGGCGGCGGCGCTGGTGGAGGCGCCGATCCTGTGCCTGGGCAACCTCAACCCCAGCCAGCCGGGGTGGGTGGCGTTCTTCGCTTCGGTGGGGGCGCTCGACGAGGTCGGCATCCCCTACGGGCGGGCGCTGGGTGACATCAAGGATCCGCGCGTTCAGGCGCAGGTGCTCGATTTCTTGTCCCAGCACCAGCCCGACGCCCGGACGCAGGGGCGCGCCGCCGCCGCCCGCCTCTACGGCCAGCGCTACGGCGAGTTCGACGGCCCCTCCATGGGCATGTACACCGGCCACATTGACCAGAGCCAGTGGCTGGCGCAGTTCGGGGTGCACGTCTATCATCGCAGCCAGCTGACCCTGGTGGACATGGCCAAGCGCATCGCGCCCAAGCGCGTGCAGGCGGGCCTGGAGTGGCTGGAGGCCAATGTCGCCAAGATCCACTGGGACGGTGACATGCTGACCCCCGGCCTCGACGGCACCCTCGCCAGGCAGGTGCGCCTGTACCTGGCGATGAAGGACTTCTGCCGCCAGGAGGGGATTGACTTCTGCGGCATCACCGGCCAGCTCGACCTCACCGAGAGCCCGGAGCACTGCGTCGCCGACGTTCCCGAGGCCCTGCTCAATGATGTCGTGGACTGGGAGGACGACCCCAAGGCGCCCATCATCTGCGCCACCGAGTGCGACTCCAACGGCGCGCTGACCATGCAGATTCTGCATCTGCTGACGGGCACGCCGGTGCTCTTCGCCGACCTGCGCCACTACCACGAGGAGCTTGACGTTTACGACCTGGTGAACTCCGGCGAGCACGCGCCCTACCTCGCCAAGCGCAGCCGCGACTGGCGTCAGAACTGGAAACAGGTGCACCTGCGGCCGGCGAGCAAGTTCTACTTCGTTGGCGGCGGGGCGTCGGTGCAGTTCTATGCCGACCCCGCGCCACAGGTCACCTTCGCCCGCATCACCCGCAAGAGCGGCGAGCACCAGATGCACATCTTCACCGGCTCCTTCGTCAAGCTGCCGAAGACGAAGATGGAGGCGCTGGCAAAGCAGACGACCTACGAATGGCCGCACGCGTTCGCGCGCTTCGATGTGTCGTACCCGCGGTTCGCGGCCGAGTTCCGCTGCAACCACCTGCACGCGGCCATCGGCGACTACGTGGGGCAGCTCATCGCCGCCGCCGAGGCGCTGGGGATCGAGCCGGTAGTGCTGAGGTGAGTGTGGCACCGCCGCCGCGCCGGAGGCTGACGCCGCCGGCGCAGCCGCGGAAGCCCCGGTTACGGTCCCATCTCATGTACGGGCGCTCCCGTGTGGGCGCCCATTCCCTGGGGGCCGGCTCCACCCGGAGCCCGCTCATGGGAACGGAGCCGACGCGCCCGGGTCACACGTCGAACACCATCTCCGCCGTCCAGTCGCCGCCGGGGGCCGCGGGCGGACACAGGGCGAAGTGGTGGTACGTCACCGCCTTGACCACCGCCCCGCGGCGGCCAAGGTGCTCGGAATAGCGCTGCCCTCGCGCGGTCGCGCTTAGGCGCCACGGCGCACCCGCCGGCGCCGCCGCCCCTTCCACCTGCACCGAGAATTCGCCAAAAACCAGCTTCTCCGTATCGAACAGGAACAGCAGCTCAGCCAGCCACTGCCGCAGCAGCTCCTCGCTGGACGGCGCCTCGATTTCGATCCGGCGCCGGGTCACGGGGCGCACCGTCCCCAGGTCGAACATGAGATCGAACATGGCGTAAGCGGCGGCGGCGAACACCTCGTCGAGCGTCCGGCCGTAGGCGGTGGCCGCCTTGTCGGCGGCGTGATCCCGCACCTCGAAGCGATATGGCGGCTGCGCGTCATTCATGGTGGAGATCGCTTGAGCGCGCTGCCGCCGCGGCTCGCTGACCCCGGCGCGAGCGATGACCCCGCGGGGTCGCTACAGGGCCAGGTCGCACATTCTCAGCGAGAGCGCACGGCGACCGTTCCATTCGTCTATCTCGGGTGCGGCGCAGACATCCACCGCGGCCCCAGGCGGGATGCGGTCGGCCAGGTGTCCGCCGCCAAACCAGATGGCGTGCGCCGACTGGGCCCCGTCCCCGAAGGTCAGACGCAGGTGCTGGTGGTCCCCCCCGCAGGTCTCGCGCGCCTGCACGGTGATGTCGCCGATTGCGATCAGGGGGCGCGGATTGCCGGCGCCGAAGGGGGACAGGTTGTCCAGCTCGGCGACGACCTCCAGGCTCAGGTCGGCGAGCTGCGCCCAGGCGTCAAATGGGGTCCGGGGAACGAGATCCTCGGGGCCCAGAGTCGCGGCCGCATGGGCGAGCAACTGGTCGCGGAGCGAGCCGACGTTCTCGGGCGCGACAGACAGCCCCGCGGCCAAGGCATGACCGCCGAAGTCGTCGAGCAGCGACGAGCAGCGGCAGAGGGCTTCGTACATGTGGAACCCCGGGATGCTGCGCGCGGAGCCCTTGGCGCGCCCGCCGTCGAGGGCGATGAGCACCACCGGGCGATGATGGCGCTCGACCAGCCGGGAGGCGACGATGCCGACGACCCCCGGGTGCCAGTCCTCGCGGGCGAGCAGGATCAGGCGCTCGCGCTCGAGGTCCACCTCGGCCGCGATCAGCTCCTGCGCCGACTCCAGGACGCGGCGTTCCTGCTCCTGGCGCTGCGCGTTGAGGTTGCTGACGTGCTCGGCGAGCCGGGCGGCCTCGGCCGGATCGGAGGTCAGCAAGAGGGCCGCGGCGACACGCGCGTGGTCGAGCCGGCCGGCGGCGTTGAGGCGCGGAGCGAGTCCGAAGGCGATGTTGCGGCTGGTGACGGGCGGAGTAATGGAGGCGCCGCGCAGCAGGGCGGCGATGCCGCACTTGCGCGTCTGGTTGAGAGCGGCCAGGCCATGCCTGACCAGCAGGCGGTTTTCCCCGGTGAGGGGGACGACATCGGCGATGGTGCCGATGGCGACGAGATCGAGAAATGCGTGCTCCGCGCCCGCGCGCAAACCGAGGTCGGCGGCGAGCGCCGCCAGCAGCTTGTAGGCTACCCCGACCCCGGATAGCTCCTTGAAGGGATAGGGGCAGTCCGGCCGCCTGGGATTGAGGACGGCGGCGGCGGGAGGGAGCGCGGGCGGGGGCTCGTGGTGATCGGTGACGATGACCTCGAGCCCCAGGGCGCGGGCGCGCTCGAGCTCGGCGGTGTCGCTGATGCCGCAGTCCACGGTCACCAGCAGCTTGACTCCCTCGCGGGCGGCCTGTTCGACGGCCGGCGCGTTGAGGCCGTATCCCTCCTCAATGCGGTGGGGCAGGTAATAGTCCACGGTCGCGCCCAGCGCCGACAGGGCGCGCACGAGCAGGGCGGTGGCGGTGATGCCGTCGGCGTCGTAGTCGCCGTAGATGCGGATGGGCAGACGGGAGTCGATCGCGCGGCGCAGGGCGGCAACCGCCTGCGACATGTCGCGCATGAGCGAGGGATCGTGGAGGTCGTGGAGGCCGCCGCGCAGGTAGGTCTGCGCGTGGGCGGCCTCGGTGATGCCGCGGGCGACCAGGGCGCGGGCGACCAGAGGGGCGAGACCGAGGTCGCCGGTCAGACGCGCGCAGGCGTCGGGATCCGCGGGGAGCTGCTGCCAGACGGCGCCAAGGATGCTGTGTCGCACGAGCTGTTTGGTCCGGCGCGCGCGCTCCGTGCAGCCCGCGCACCAGCGGCAACGGACCGCGCGCTCAGTCTTGGTGGCCCTCGGGCTCGACGTGGATCAACGCGTGAACATTCGGCAGCGCGCGGCGGATGTCCTCTTCCAGGTGGTCGCACAGCTGGTGGGCGTCGGAGATGTGGGTGTCGGGGGGCAGGACGAGATGGAGGTCTATGTGGCGCTCGGAGCCGGCGCGGCGCGAGCGCAAGCGGTGGTAGTTGACGAACTGCGGGTAGTGCTCGGCGATGAGTCGCTCGATCAGCCGACGCTCGGGCGACGGCAGCATGGCGTCGGTCAACTGGCCGAGTGAGCGTCGGCTGATGCCCCATGCCGCATGACTGATGAGCAGGGAGACGATGACCGCGGCCAGGGGGTCAATGAAATGGTCGCCGGGGAGCCCCGCTGCGCGCACGAGGTAGATGCCGCCCATGCCGACGAGGACCCCGAGGCTGGTGTAAACGTCAGTGCGCAGGTGCCAGGCGTCGGCCTCGAGGGCGGGGGATTCGGTCTCGTCGGCGGCGCGGAAGAGGACGGTCGAGACGACCACGTTGACGGCCGCCGAGACGAGCATGATGGCGAGCCCGACGAGGGGTAACCGCACCTCGCGGCCGCCGGCGATGACGCGAGCGACGGCGATCCAGATGATGGCGACGGCGGCGACGAAGATGAGCGCGCCCTCGATGATCGCGGAGAGGCTCTCGAACTTGCCATGGCCGAAGGGGTGAGTGACGTCGGCCGGCTGAGAGGCCTTGCGCACCGACCACCACGCCATGGCGGCGGCGACCAGGTCCACCCCCGAGTGGAGCGCCTCGGCGATGACGGCGATGGAGCCGATGGCCAACCCGACCGCGAGCTTGGCGGCCGTCAGCAAGGAGTTGGAGATCACCGACAGACGGGCAACCCGCGCCTTGAGTTGCCCCTGTTCGGCCAGCCTATCCGAGTTCATAAGGCCTGCCAGCAAGCACGAGTTGCGCCGGTTACCGCCGGTGCTGCGGTGCGGGAAATAATCGCGGACATCGGATCGTCCGGCCCCCAGCGTCTAGCCCGAATTATCCGTGATTCGGGCTAGAGCAGGCGAGCAGTGGAACAGGCGAGAAGACCGGAATGGCGAGCCTGCGGTCACCTGCTCACCTCAATCGCATGTTTCGTCGCGCAGTGTTCGCAGTGTCTGAACGTATCGTGAATAGTGCGGTCTAGTAGCGTTTCTTCCGCTTGGTGGCCTTCTTGCGCGGCCTGGCCTTGCCCCGCACGGCAGCGTCGGAGGAGGACCCGGCGGCGCCGGCGCCCCAGGGCGCCGGCTCTTCGCGCTGCTCGCGAGCGGCCGGCGCCGGAGGCGGGGCGAGCGGGGCCGGCGCGGCAGGGCGCGCGACGGGCGCGGGTCGCGCCCCGGCGGGCCGGCGCTTGCGCTCGTCCCGCTGCTTCCATACGACGAGGAGCTGGCTGGCGTTGAAGATGGAAGAGTAGGTTCCAGAGGCGATGCCGATGAGCAGGGCGAGGGAGAAGTCGCGCAGGGTGGCGCCGCCCAGGAGGTAAAGCGCGAGAATGGCGAACAGGGCGGGGAGACCGGTGTTGACCGACCGGGCCATGGTTTCCAGCAGGCTGATGTTGGTGGTTTCCGCGAAAGTCGAGCCCTTGCGCAGCTTGAGGTTTTCCCGGATGCGGTCGAAGATGACCACGGTGTCGTGCACCGAGTAGCCAACGACGGTCAGCACCACCGCCACGAAGGGGCTGTCGATGCGTTTGCCCAGCAGCGAGAAGGCGCCGATCAGGATGAGCACGTCGTGGGCGAGGGCGACCATGGCGCAGGTCGAGAACTTGTAGTCGTAGCGGATGATGATCCACAGCGATACCAGGAACAAGCCGACCGTCACCGCCATGATCGCATTGATGACGAGCTCGTGGCTGATGAGCGGCCCGACCATTTCGGTGGAGACGAGCTCGACGCCGGGGTAGCGTCGCTGGAGTAGGTCCAGGATTTGCCGCGCCTGGTCCTGGATTTCGGCGTTCATCTCGCCGGATTGCTGAGATGCGGTCTGGAGATGGAGCAGGATCTGGTTTCTGGGGGCGATGGCGGCGCCGGCGATCTGGATCTCGGCATGTGCGCCGAGCTTCTCCACATCGCTGCGGATAGCGGCAAGCGCCGGAGCCACTTCCTGCGAGCTGAGCGACTTCCCTAACTGGTAGGTGAGCTGGCCGCCGGCGGTAAAGTCAATGCCGAACGCCAGGCCGCGCGTGACCAGAGAGTAGACGCCGATGACGATGATGAAGAGGGACAGGGCGAACCAGTAGTTGCGCAGGCCCACCAGGTCCCATTTGCGCCCTCGAAATAGTTCGACCAAAATGACCTCCGAACCGTTGTCCGCAGCCCGTGGTCGGTGGTCCGTGTGATGCGGACGACGCACCGCGCAGCGCGCACCACGGACTACCCATCACACCCCAAACCACCAGAGCTTCTTGGCGAAGCTGGTGTTGGTGGTGATGTTGATAAAGAGCCGGGTGATGGTGACCGCGGTAAACAGGCTGCACACGACGCCGATGAGCAGGATGATGGCGAAGCCCTTGATAGCGGCGGTGCCCAGGCCGATTAGGACGATGGCGGTGAGGATGCTGCAAACATTGGAGTCGAGGATGGCGGTCCAGGCGCGGTTGAAGCCGGCCTCGACGGCGCTCTTGAGGGTTTTCTGGGAGCGCAGTTCTTCCTTGAGGCGCTCGAAGATGATGACGTTGGCGTCCACCGCAGTGGCGATGGAAAGGACGGCGCCGAAGATGCCGGGCAGGGTCAGGGTCGCGTTGAAGAGCTTGAGCACCGCCAGCAGCAGCAAGCAGTAGATCACGAGCGCCAGGTCCGCCAGCAGCCCCGGCAGGCGGTAGTAGAGAGCCATGAACGCCAGCACGAACACCAGGCCGACCAGCCCCGCCCACAGGCTGCGGGTGAGCGAGTCCTTGCCCAGGGTGGCGCTGACGGTGCGATTCTCCTCCACGTCGAGCGGGATGGGCAGGGCGCCGGAGTTGAGCAGCACCGCCAACTGCTGCGCCTCGCGGGTGCTG
Protein-coding sequences here:
- a CDS encoding fucose isomerase — translated: MKIGIISFTDGRKRVADSVEEICFGFQREIAQWFKRKGHTVVEGRKIVWNHATVRSEAARVTRANCDVVIFNFSVWSFPDLTVQAAALVEAPILCLGNLNPSQPGWVAFFASVGALDEVGIPYGRALGDIKDPRVQAQVLDFLSQHQPDARTQGRAAAARLYGQRYGEFDGPSMGMYTGHIDQSQWLAQFGVHVYHRSQLTLVDMAKRIAPKRVQAGLEWLEANVAKIHWDGDMLTPGLDGTLARQVRLYLAMKDFCRQEGIDFCGITGQLDLTESPEHCVADVPEALLNDVVDWEDDPKAPIICATECDSNGALTMQILHLLTGTPVLFADLRHYHEELDVYDLVNSGEHAPYLAKRSRDWRQNWKQVHLRPASKFYFVGGGASVQFYADPAPQVTFARITRKSGEHQMHIFTGSFVKLPKTKMEALAKQTTYEWPHAFARFDVSYPRFAAEFRCNHLHAAIGDYVGQLIAAAEALGIEPVVLR
- the secF gene encoding protein translocase subunit SecF, whose protein sequence is MVELFRGRKWDLVGLRNYWFALSLFIIVIGVYSLVTRGLAFGIDFTAGGQLTYQLGKSLSSQEVAPALAAIRSDVEKLGAHAEIQIAGAAIAPRNQILLHLQTASQQSGEMNAEIQDQARQILDLLQRRYPGVELVSTEMVGPLISHELVINAIMAVTVGLFLVSLWIIIRYDYKFSTCAMVALAHDVLILIGAFSLLGKRIDSPFVAVVLTVVGYSVHDTVVIFDRIRENLKLRKGSTFAETTNISLLETMARSVNTGLPALFAILALYLLGGATLRDFSLALLIGIASGTYSSIFNASQLLVVWKQRDERKRRPAGARPAPVARPAAPAPLAPPPAPAAREQREEPAPWGAGAAGSSSDAAVRGKARPRKKATKRKKRY
- the recJ gene encoding single-stranded-DNA-specific exonuclease RecJ; the encoded protein is MRHSILGAVWQQLPADPDACARLTGDLGLAPLVARALVARGITEAAHAQTYLRGGLHDLHDPSLMRDMSQAVAALRRAIDSRLPIRIYGDYDADGITATALLVRALSALGATVDYYLPHRIEEGYGLNAPAVEQAAREGVKLLVTVDCGISDTAELERARALGLEVIVTDHHEPPPALPPAAAVLNPRRPDCPYPFKELSGVGVAYKLLAALAADLGLRAGAEHAFLDLVAIGTIADVVPLTGENRLLVRHGLAALNQTRKCGIAALLRGASITPPVTSRNIAFGLAPRLNAAGRLDHARVAAALLLTSDPAEAARLAEHVSNLNAQRQEQERRVLESAQELIAAEVDLERERLILLAREDWHPGVVGIVASRLVERHHRPVVLIALDGGRAKGSARSIPGFHMYEALCRCSSLLDDFGGHALAAGLSVAPENVGSLRDQLLAHAAATLGPEDLVPRTPFDAWAQLADLSLEVVAELDNLSPFGAGNPRPLIAIGDITVQARETCGGDHQHLRLTFGDGAQSAHAIWFGGGHLADRIPPGAAVDVCAAPEIDEWNGRRALSLRMCDLAL
- a CDS encoding archease, producing the protein MNDAQPPYRFEVRDHAADKAATAYGRTLDEVFAAAAYAMFDLMFDLGTVRPVTRRRIEIEAPSSEELLRQWLAELLFLFDTEKLVFGEFSVQVEGAAAPAGAPWRLSATARGQRYSEHLGRRGAVVKAVTYHHFALCPPAAPGGDWTAEMVFDV
- a CDS encoding cation diffusion facilitator family transporter, with protein sequence MNSDRLAEQGQLKARVARLSVISNSLLTAAKLAVGLAIGSIAVIAEALHSGVDLVAAAMAWWSVRKASQPADVTHPFGHGKFESLSAIIEGALIFVAAVAIIWIAVARVIAGGREVRLPLVGLAIMLVSAAVNVVVSTVLFRAADETESPALEADAWHLRTDVYTSLGVLVGMGGIYLVRAAGLPGDHFIDPLAAVIVSLLISHAAWGISRRSLGQLTDAMLPSPERRLIERLIAEHYPQFVNYHRLRSRRAGSERHIDLHLVLPPDTHISDAHQLCDHLEEDIRRALPNVHALIHVEPEGHQD